Proteins from one Cyprinus carpio isolate SPL01 chromosome B15, ASM1834038v1, whole genome shotgun sequence genomic window:
- the LOC109088650 gene encoding uncharacterized protein LOC109088650, protein MVNESKLMELFRKCTICGVVMCDLNQNIKTFASRIQITWKCNNGHTGEWESCPNTRGMAENNLLSAAATLFTGATYTDIADWAGLLNLQLPQKSAFYTIQSSYLIPVISEAYKKQESIIKARLICQTLDGESVHVCGDGRSDSPGHSCKYTTYSFMDDSTNQIVVFDLIQVTQAKKSVAMEPIGFKKGLDKLLDEGINVKVVTTDRHPSIRKMMREDYPDIAHQFDPWHVAKGIKKKLVMASNRKHCKDLAPWVRSVSNHMWWSCSSSKGDEKELLRRWTSILHHICDVHRWEENGI, encoded by the exons ATGGTAAACGAGTCCAAACTAATGGAACTCTTTCGAAAATGTACAATTTGCGGAGTAGTAATGTGCGACCTCAACCagaacataaaaacatttgcCAGCAGAATACAAATCACATGGAAATGCAACAATGGACACACTGGGGAATGGGAGTCATGTCCCAATACTCGGGGAATGGCTGAAAATAACCTCCTTTCAGCAGCAGCCACACTTTTCACAGGTGCAACATACACAGACATTGCTGACTGGGCTGGGCTATTGAATCTTCAGCTACCACAAAAATCCGCATTTTACACCATACAGTCAAGCTACCTCATTCCTGTCATCAGCGAAGCCTACAAGAAGCAGGAAAGCATCATCAAAGCCAGACTCATCTGCCAGACTCTGGATGGTGAGAGTGTGCATGTCTGTGGGGATGGGAGGAGCGACAGCCCAGGCCATTCGTGCAAATACACCACATATTCATTCATGGATGACTCTACCAACcaaattgttgtttttgatttgattcag GTGACCCAAGCCAAAAAGTCTGTTGCCATGGAACCAATCGGTTTCAAAAAAGGTCTGGATAAGCTTTTAGATGAAGGGATTAATGTGAAAGTGGTGACCACTGACAGACATCCCTCCATCAGGAAGATGATGCGAGAGGACTATCCGGACATCGCACACCAGTTTGACCCATGGCATGTAGCAAAAG gaataaaaaagaaattggTTATGGCCTCTAACCGTAAACATTGCAAGGACCTTGCTCCATGGGTAAGAAGCGTGAGCAACCATATGTGGTGGAGCTGCAGCTCCTCTAAAGGAGATGAAAAG GAGTTGCTTAGACGATGGACGTCCATCCTCCATCACATATGTGATGTCCATCGATGGGAGGAAAACGGAATTTAA